One window of the Triticum dicoccoides isolate Atlit2015 ecotype Zavitan chromosome 3B, WEW_v2.0, whole genome shotgun sequence genome contains the following:
- the LOC119274620 gene encoding EKC/KEOPS complex subunit TPRKB-like, with the protein MKSFPVAGGRSVSLALFSDVSNSRELLDLMQSGKLEPEAAFLNASLVPGVFPVLAAAHKALLSKSRESLTTRTLHSELVYNCSGSKHITESLKRCGIADDTQYILAARFDASDEEMKALEKLISGTEIDLSELETRADQPKILKQYKITPQELSISTLPEAIVCRIAARDAL; encoded by the exons ATGAAGAGCTTCCCTGTGGCCGGCGGCCGCAGCGTCTCCCTCGCCCTCTTCTCCGATGTCTCCAACAGCCG GGAGCTCCTAGATCTGATGCAGTCAGGGAAGCTGGAGCCGGAGGCCGCTTTTCTCAATGCATCACTG GTGCCGGGCGTGTTCCCGGTCCTCGCGGCGGCGCACAAAGCGCTGCTCTCCAAGTCGAGGGAGTCGCTGACCACGAGAACCCTGCACTCGGAGCTTGTCTACAATTGCTCTGGCTCGAAGCAT ATAACTGAGTCCCTAAAGCGGTGCGGTATCGCTGATGACACGCAGTATATCCTTGCGGCTCGGTTTGATGCTTCAGATGAAGAG ATGAAAGCTCTGGAAAAGCTCATCAGCGGAACCGAGATTGATCTGTCGGAATTGGAGACAAGAGCAGACCAACCAAAGATTCTGAAG CAATACAAAATAACTCCACAAGAATTATCAATATCTACACTGCCAGAGGCAATCGTGTGCAGGATTGCTGCTCGAGACGCCCTCTGA
- the LOC119274619 gene encoding sulfoquinovosyl transferase SQD2-like — protein sequence MPRRLSCSHTQHPFQHTHATIAACTSTQPRQDSARFGSWFLAGAAAMAIGTNDLEEAPPLLLLDDDEAAYPRPRRVALFVEPSPFAYISGYKNRFQNFIKHLREMGDEVIVVTNHEGVPQEFHGAKVIGSWSFPCPLYGKVPLSLALSPRIISEVAKFKPDIIHASSPGIMVFGALAIAKLLSVPLVMSYHTHVPVYIPRYTFSWLVEPMWQVIRFLHRAADLTLVPSVAIIKDFETAHVISANRIRLWNKGVDSASFHPRFRSHEMRVRLSDSEPDKPLIIHVGRFGREKNLDFLKIVMDRLPGVRIAFVGDGPYRTELEKMFEGMPAVFTGMMQGEELSQAYASGDVFVMPSESETLGQVVLESMSSGVPVVAVRAGGIPDIIPGDAEGRTSFLFAPGDLDDCVGKIRLLLTDDEFRGDMGRTARAEMEKCDWRAASKTIRNEFYSSAIDYWRKKQADIVQPLQWLAQMFMPAPNRVIGGGIKQ from the exons atgcCCCGCCGTCTTTCTTGCTCCCACACGCAGCACCCATTCCAACACACACACGCAACAATTGCAGCTTGTACCAGCACACAGCCAAGGCAAGATTCTGCTAGGTTTGGTTCTTGGTTTCTTGCGGGGGCGGCGGCAATGGCGATCGGCACCAACGACCTGGAGGAGGCGCCGCCGCTCCTGCTcctcgacgacgacgaggccgCCTACCCGCGCCCCCGCCGCGTCGCGCTCTTCGTCGAGCCGTCGCCATTCGC CTACATCTCTGGGTACAAGAATCGGTTCCAGAACTTCATCAAGCATCTGCGCGAAATGGGCGACGAG GTCATTGTTGTGACCAACCATGAGGGGGTTCCACAGGAGTTCCACGGTGCTAAGGTTATTGGTTCATGGAG CTTTCCATGTCCACTCTATGGAAAGGTTCCTCTCTCACTGGCACTCAGCCCTAGGATCATCTCAGAGGTTGCAAAGTTCAAGCCTGACATCATTCATGCGTCCTCACCTGGAATCATG GTTTTTGGAGCCCTTGCGATTGCTAAACTGCTCAGTGTCCCCCTGGTGATGTCCTACCACACCCATGTCCCAGT ATACATTCCAAGATATACATTTAGCTGGCTCGTCGAACCAATGTGGCAAGTCATCC GGTTCCTCCACAGAGCTGCTGACCTAACTTTGGTACCATCTGTTGCTATCATCAAGGATTTTGAAACTGCCCATGTCATTTCAG CTAACCGGATACGCCTTTGGAACAAAGGCGTCGATTCTGCCAGCTTCCATCCCAGGTTCCGCAGCCATGAGATGCGCGTGAGGCTAAG TGACAGTGAGCCAGATAAACCATTGATAATTCACGTCGGGCGCTTTGGGCGCGAGAAGAATTTGGACTTTCTGAAAAT AGTAATGGATCGGTTGCCTGGAGTAAGAATTGCATTCGTCGGAGATGGACCGTATAG GACTGAGTTGGAGAAGATGTTCGAGGGAATGCCGGCGGTGTTCACCGGGATGATGCAAGGGGAGGAGCTCTCGCAGGCGTACGCGAGCGGCGACGTCTTTGTGATGCCCTCGGAGTCGGAGACGCTCGGCCAAGTAGTCCTGGAGTCCATGTCGTCCGGGGTGCCCGTGGTGGCGGTCCGCGCCGGCGGGATCCCCGACATAATCCCGGGGGACGCGGAGGGGAGGACCAGCTTCCTCTTCGCCCCGGGGGACCTCGACGACTGTGTCGGCAAGATTAGGTTACTACTGACGGACGACGAGTTCAGGGGCGACATGGGGAGGACCGCCAGGGCGGAGATGGAGAAGTGTGATTGGAGGGCCGCCTCCAAGACGATCCGCAACGAGTTCTACAGCTCGGCAATCGACTACTGGCGGAAGAAGCAGGCGGACATTGTTCAGCCGCTGCAATGGCTGGCGCAAATGTTCATGCCGGCGCCGAACCGGGTCATCGGCGGCGGCATCAAGCAGTAG